A window of Numenius arquata chromosome 6, bNumArq3.hap1.1, whole genome shotgun sequence contains these coding sequences:
- the BMP4 gene encoding bone morphogenetic protein 4 isoform X1, whose product MIPGNRMLMVILLCQVLLGGTNHASLIPETGRKKVAELQGQAGSGRRSAQSHELLRGFETTLLQMFGLRRRPQPSKSAVIPSYMLDLYRLQSGEEEESLQEISLQYPERSTSRANTVRSFHHEEHLETVPGPSEAPRIRFVFNLSSVPENEVISSAELRLYREQVEEPSAAWERGFHRINIYEVMKPLSERAQAITRLLDTRLVHHNVTRWETFDVSPAVIRWTKDKQPNHGLVIEVTHLHHAQTHQGKHVRISRSLPQGRGDWAQLRPLLVTFGHDGRGHALTRRARRSPKHQRSRKNKKNCRRHALYVDFSDVGWNDWIVAPPGYQAFYCHGDCPFPLADHLNSTNHAIVQTLVNSVNSSIPKACCVPTELSAISMLYLDEYDKVVLKNYQEMVVEGCGCR is encoded by the exons ATGATTCCTGGTAACCGAATGCTGATGGTCATCCTACTATGCCAAGTCCTGCTAGGAGGTACCAACCATGCTAGCCTGATACCCGAGACCGGCAGGAAGAAAGTCGCAGAGCTTCAGGGACAAGCCGGATCCGGACGCCGCTCTGCCCAAAGCCATGAACTCTTGCGGGGTTTCGAAACGACTCTGCTGCAGATGTTTGGGCTGCGAAGGCGGCCTCAGCCCAGCAAGTCAGCCGTCATTCCTAGTTACATGCTGGATCTCTATCGGCTCCAGTccggagaagaggaggaaagcctCCAGGAAATTAGCCTGCAGTACCCTGAGCGATCGACCAGCCGGGCGAACACCGTGAGGAGCTTCCACCATGAAG AGCACCTGGAGACCGTCCCGGGTCCCAGCGAGGCGCCCCGGATCCGCTTCGTCTTCAACCTCAGCAGCGTGCCGGAAAACGAGGTGATCTCCTCGGCGGAGCTGCGGCTGTACCGGGAGCAGGTGGAGGAACCCAGCGCGGCGTGGGAGAGGGGCTTCCACCGGATAAACATTTACGAAGTGATGAAGCCGCTGTCGGAGCGCGCTCAGGCCATTACGCGCCTGTTGGACACGCGTCTGGTGCACCACAACGTGACGCGCTGGGAGACCTTTGATGTGAGCCCGGCCGTGATCCGGTGGACCAAGGACAAGCAACCCAACCACGGGCTGGTGATCGAGGTGACCCACCTCCACCACGCACAGACTCATCAGGGCAAACACGTCAGGATTAGCCGATCTTTACCTCAAGGGCGCGGGGACTGGGCTCAGCTCAGGCCGCTCCTGGTCACTTTTGGGCACGACGGCCGAGGCCACGCGCTGACCCGCAGAGCCCGCCGGAGCCCCAAGCACCAGCGTTCccgcaagaacaaaaaaaactgCCGCCGCCATGCCCTCTATGTGGATTTCAGCGACGTGGGCTGGAACGACTGGATCGTGGCACCCCCGGGGTACCAGGCGTTTTACTGCCACGGGGACTGCCCCTTCCCTCTGGCCGACCACCTCAACTCCACCAACCACGCCATCGTGCAGACGCTGGTGAACTCCGTGAACTCCAGCATCCCCAAGGCCTGCTGCGTGCCCACGGAGCTGAGCGCCATCTCCATGCTCTACCTGGATGAGTATGACAAGGTGGTCCTGAAAAACTACCAGGAGATGGTGGTGGAGGGGTGCGGGTGCCGCtga
- the BMP4 gene encoding bone morphogenetic protein 4 isoform X2: MFGLRRRPQPSKSAVIPSYMLDLYRLQSGEEEESLQEISLQYPERSTSRANTVRSFHHEEHLETVPGPSEAPRIRFVFNLSSVPENEVISSAELRLYREQVEEPSAAWERGFHRINIYEVMKPLSERAQAITRLLDTRLVHHNVTRWETFDVSPAVIRWTKDKQPNHGLVIEVTHLHHAQTHQGKHVRISRSLPQGRGDWAQLRPLLVTFGHDGRGHALTRRARRSPKHQRSRKNKKNCRRHALYVDFSDVGWNDWIVAPPGYQAFYCHGDCPFPLADHLNSTNHAIVQTLVNSVNSSIPKACCVPTELSAISMLYLDEYDKVVLKNYQEMVVEGCGCR, translated from the exons ATGTTTGGGCTGCGAAGGCGGCCTCAGCCCAGCAAGTCAGCCGTCATTCCTAGTTACATGCTGGATCTCTATCGGCTCCAGTccggagaagaggaggaaagcctCCAGGAAATTAGCCTGCAGTACCCTGAGCGATCGACCAGCCGGGCGAACACCGTGAGGAGCTTCCACCATGAAG AGCACCTGGAGACCGTCCCGGGTCCCAGCGAGGCGCCCCGGATCCGCTTCGTCTTCAACCTCAGCAGCGTGCCGGAAAACGAGGTGATCTCCTCGGCGGAGCTGCGGCTGTACCGGGAGCAGGTGGAGGAACCCAGCGCGGCGTGGGAGAGGGGCTTCCACCGGATAAACATTTACGAAGTGATGAAGCCGCTGTCGGAGCGCGCTCAGGCCATTACGCGCCTGTTGGACACGCGTCTGGTGCACCACAACGTGACGCGCTGGGAGACCTTTGATGTGAGCCCGGCCGTGATCCGGTGGACCAAGGACAAGCAACCCAACCACGGGCTGGTGATCGAGGTGACCCACCTCCACCACGCACAGACTCATCAGGGCAAACACGTCAGGATTAGCCGATCTTTACCTCAAGGGCGCGGGGACTGGGCTCAGCTCAGGCCGCTCCTGGTCACTTTTGGGCACGACGGCCGAGGCCACGCGCTGACCCGCAGAGCCCGCCGGAGCCCCAAGCACCAGCGTTCccgcaagaacaaaaaaaactgCCGCCGCCATGCCCTCTATGTGGATTTCAGCGACGTGGGCTGGAACGACTGGATCGTGGCACCCCCGGGGTACCAGGCGTTTTACTGCCACGGGGACTGCCCCTTCCCTCTGGCCGACCACCTCAACTCCACCAACCACGCCATCGTGCAGACGCTGGTGAACTCCGTGAACTCCAGCATCCCCAAGGCCTGCTGCGTGCCCACGGAGCTGAGCGCCATCTCCATGCTCTACCTGGATGAGTATGACAAGGTGGTCCTGAAAAACTACCAGGAGATGGTGGTGGAGGGGTGCGGGTGCCGCtga